The window ttaaccaaactgTGAGCAAACGGTGACGGTCCAATATGACCGCTGCTGGTATGCTACaatggtcatgttgttttggtaaCTGTGatgtatgttgttttgggagttcCTGCCATAGACCTATTTGATCATTTGGTATAAGAATGTGCTGAAAATGACAGTAAAAGTTGTTCTTGCTGTCATAAGGTGGCCACTATCACAAATTGGCCAAAACATCTGTTAACTGCTGCTTTCAACCACGTCTCCTATCTCCCCTTCTGTAGGTGTTACAGGAAAGCCAGAGACATCATGATATTGTCCGGAGTAACTTTTTGGACAGCTACAATAACCTCACCATTAAAACCATGGTCATCTTTGAATGGCTCGACTCCCATTGCCCCAACACCTCCTATGCCATGAAGATCGACTCAGACATGTTCCTGAATGTCCACAAACTTGTTGACATGCTTTCAACAGCCCGCCAGAATCTTTACATGACAGGATTGGTGGCAAGGCATGCTGCTGTTCTTCGAGACTATAATTCGAAGTGGTTTCTGCCTGTTTCAGCCTTTTCTGAGTCTACATACCCACCATATGCATTGGGGCTGGGCTATGTGTTCTCACTGGATTTAGCCAAGAAGATACTGGAGGCATCTAAACATGTTAAAGCTATTTACATTGAGGATGTGTACGTGGGACTGTGTATGAGATATTTAGGAATCGCACATACAGATCCTCCTCATGGTGGTTTGTTTAGGGCAACAATCCCTGGTTCAACAACAAACTGTTACTGGACCTCTGTCGTTACAACAATATTACATAGCTCCAACCAGCTTTCAGAGGTTTGGAAAACATATCAGACTCAAGTACAAAGTGGCTGCTAAAATGTCACTTTGCTGACATGACCACCTTGATGACccattttttttacctttgaaGTATGGTTTTGGCATTCTGACACAGATAAGCAATTTGCAAATtagtaaaatgtgttaatattttaAGTGTTTGCAAAGATTTCACAGATGATTGTCAAGATGCAAATCATTTAAAGTTTTTCAGGTGGAGAGCAATTTTCAAAACCGTTTTTGTAGCCGTGCAGTTTGCATGTCTTGTACATGTTGAATGcaacaaacataaactaaaaTGATGGACCTTTCTGCACCTTGCGGCCTTACATGTGAAACATTTACTACAATATTCTATTCATAATGTAACTTTAAATTGCATGAAGATTATGTTGATTTGTATGCAGATATATAAGCACAAAATGTCGAACACACTCTTTAACCACAGAAACTTACAAGAGGAAGAGGCCAACCATACACTACTGCTACATAGATGACAGCTCACACGGTGCGCTGCAAACAGTTGAAGGGACTAGACCCGGATATTAATGGTATAatacaagcaaaacaaaaatacgtATTTAACCTCCTCTTGCTAAGTGCTGAGTTTTGGAGACACTataaactattttctttttgcatcACCGCACAGAGGAAGGGGTGTATCTAACCATGGACAATAGGCTAGCTGGCTTTCTCAGCTGACCATGTTAGTTAATATTGCAGCTTTGCCGAGGGGGACTACGTTAATGTGACACGGTTGCTGGatgtttttctctgaaaaagaaaatgttagtTAGagggaaaatatatatttttacctcTGTTAAGGAggtgtatatatactgtatatactgtatatttatatatacacacacacacacacacacacacacacacacacacacataatacagAATGGATTTCTACAAAACTTGCATGGAAGATGAACCCCAGAAAAAGCCTCATTAACTTTCAAtgaattttcaacattttccttCGTTTCTCAGGGAATATTGCACGGATactgaaggaaaaaacaacaggtGAATTTAGTTGGCTGGTACCTATGTGGGACTGTTCGGTactggtggaggtatgcactctactgagtgccattctggTTTTATACCTGTTTCGAGTTTAATTTGTTGTTGCAACCAGAATATAATTGCAATACAGATTGTGCAATCATTATCTAGCACATTAAAGTTTCAACTTAAAACATGTTGCACCTTTCTCAACTGTGAGTGAAGAAGGACCTGATAATAAAGTTAGGttggtttttacattttaagggAAGTTACTGAATCAGAGTGAAACATGTGCCACTTCTTTGAGCCAACTGATGAATGTAGCTGTTATCTTACATAACATGTTCTGTGTAAAATCTACAGTATTTTTCTTCCCAAGGAATATAAATATACAGTGCAGTAACTATAATGCAAGGCATTATTTTTGAAGTAATAAAGTAGGCTACTGTAGAGTTCTTTCACATGTCTTTATACTGTTGTCTAGTGCAGTggtgcgcgtttggtgcaggaagagacggtcaaAACGGACTTCTCTCACGAAACTGTGTCGGCAAGCAGGAAAAGTTTGCGAAcgaaaaaacacgttcctattggtggaaaaaggcaccacaccagccaatcacaaaattacatggcaagacACGTGATTTGATTGCTgggggacaggaggaagttgtggagggaccgacagtgacggtgagagagttgagagatgtgtgtcaaaatgaaaaaataactgtacagtcacacatatTAAGTTGTGCTGGAAATAATGACACccaacaaggcaaggtaaatagttttgaaggtgaaatataatggtaaaatcaaaaatagtcaaaatggccaattatacactggactgcataaaatcccagtaacacacccaatcaaaactctctataatcgaaattgaaacatatttcttgggcttcaaggaaaaaaggttgggaaccactggtctaGTGTATGCAAAGATATTTATCCAAGTAGGCTTTGACAAAACTAATTGGCAATATGAAAGTTTGAAAAATGTACTGAACAGCTTCTATTTTCTCCTGAGTAACAAAACCCAGGGATCTTTCTGGAAgccattcatttacatttagtttttagCTGCAGAATGGTAGGTTAATCTGCCTTCAAAATCTCAAACAGTGCAAtgtgtggtttacagaaatCAGTCAGGCCTGCAGCCAATAAAGGACTTTAAAGTAAATCAATCAACAAGCTTTCAAACTGCGATGgatgaaaatatttatttgattttatgcaGCTCACTTAACTTTACAATGGTGAGACAACTGGTTAATAAATTAAGAAAACACTGATATTCTAtgaatgattttaaatgtatgtttattcaTATATTAACATAGATGTGAAAAATATTTGTCTGTTCATA of the Sparus aurata chromosome 18, fSpaAur1.1, whole genome shotgun sequence genome contains:
- the LOC115568441 gene encoding beta-1,3-galactosyltransferase 2-like, which gives rise to MLESSVSKCEKTPWLRARRWLGFFMLILMIGTSILIIYNSNMPWSLNVWTIRSQSNMTTSVSNISPADPSTSKYFVAYPHQYHFILDEPNRCRQESPFLVLMIPVSPHNREARDTIRNTWGKEVSVLGRVVSHYFLLGMSKEEDETELLKEQVLQESQRHHDIVRSNFLDSYNNLTIKTMVIFEWLDSHCPNTSYAMKIDSDMFLNVHKLVDMLSTARQNLYMTGLVARHAAVLRDYNSKWFLPVSAFSESTYPPYALGLGYVFSLDLAKKILEASKHVKAIYIEDVYVGLCMRYLGIAHTDPPHGGLFRATIPGSTTNCYWTSVVTTILHSSNQLSEVWKTYQTQVQSGC